Within the Salvelinus sp. IW2-2015 linkage group LG19, ASM291031v2, whole genome shotgun sequence genome, the region TCCTTGAACTCTCCCTCGCCCCCTGCTGTTTTAAAGTGGTCATTGACCTGGCAACATTACAGCTACATTTAGAACAgggctgtcaaactcattccacggagggtcgAGTGTCTGCTGATTTTGGGGTTTTCCTTTcatttaagacctagacaaccaggtgaggggactCCTTACTAagtagtgaccttaattcatcaagtgcaaggttggagcaaaaacccgcagacactcggccctccgggaaatgagtttgacacgtgattcAGATCATCAGACACAGCTGTGGACATTACAGAATAACACCTGAAAATGTGTTTTCTGTTCAACACTCATCAGTCACTGTCCTGTCCTATAAGAACTACATAGAGAAATCACAATAACTTCCTACAGGACTAAGAGGCAATTCATACAGGTATCATAAGCTCTGTGTGTCATCTTGAGTGGTGTTGTGTTCTAGCTCTGCTCTTGTTTGTCCAAGGAAGTCCTGACTTCTAACTGTGGTTGTTCTGCTatactgcttctctctctctctctctctctctctctctctctctctctctctctctctctctctctcgctctctctagttctcttcttctctctttttcttctctcctctttcaattcaattcaattcaatggggcATTTATTAattatgggaaacatatgtaaacattgtcaaagcaagtgaagtagataataaacaaaagtgaaataaacaataaaaatgaacagtaaacattacaatcacagaagttccaaaagagtAAAGGCatcacaaatgtcatattatgtatatatacagtgttgtaacgatgtgcaaatagttaaagtacaaaagggaaaataaataaacacaaatatgggttgtatggtgtttgttcttcactggttgaccttatcttgtggcaacaggccacaaatcctgctgctgtgatggcacactgtggtattttaccCAGTAGAAATGGGAGTTTATcgaaatcgggtttgttttctagttctttgtgaatctgtgtaatctgagggaaatatgtgtctctaatatggtcatacatttggcaggaggttaggaagtgcagctcagtttccacctcattttgtgggcagtgtgcacatagcctgtcttctcttgagagccaggtctgcctacggcagcctttctcaatagcaagactatgctcactgtgtctgtacatagtcaaagctttccttaRgtttgggtcagtcacaggggtcaggtattctgacactgtgtactctctgttcaRggtcaaatagcattctagtttgctcagtttttttgttaattMTTTCtgatgtgtcaagtaattatctttttgttttctcgtgatttggttCGGTCtaattgtgttctctctctctcacacgtctCAGTTCTTATCTCTCTGGTTTCACATCTCTCTATCAcatctctgctctctgctttTGCATTTCTGCTGTTCTGAGTTTCCAGAGAAACGCTTCCTCTCAAGGTGTTATCAGCACTAGGTCTGAGTCATAAtcttcatcattatcatcaccaccatcatctgcAGTGACAGAAGCATCGTTTGTATCATCTTCACAAttatcctcttcctcccctcctcttccacctAATCATAATCATTGTTAAAGCTAAATATKAAATGTTTAAATATAGTGTGTGCTTAGCATGTGGAAACATTCTGAGGTGCTTTGTGTTGTTCGGATGGACGCAATCGTGGGGAAGCTGAAATGATATCTGTGTTTCTCCATTGMATTTTYggaggaggaggaagaggagacagggGGAAACAGTCTGCCAatgacctctctctcccctcatctctcctccctctctgccaccCTGTCTGGCAATTTCCCTGGCTGTCGTGGTCgaatctcactccctgtcttcttcttcttctacatctccctctctatctccccccatatctctttatccccccccccatatctccctatctctctcgaCAGCTGTTGTCAGCAGCTTCTCCAGCATTgggcctgtctgtgtctgtctgttccatagggggctgtctgtctgttcccatACACAGCAAATATGGGTGCTAATTAATCTGCTGTGGATCACCCCACATCTCTGCATGGTCCtgcagaaagagaggaaggaagaaggaaggcaAATAGACGCATATATCCTATTGTGTATTCTggaatttctctctctcaattcaatttcaattgctTTATTGCTTTATTGGCACGACGTAATACTGTGCATGCTTTGAACATGtacatctctctccttctgtctccctgACCTCGTTTTGCTGACTGCTCTTTTGTCATTCATGTCCCTTGTGTTCAGCTTTCNNNNNNNNNNNNNNNNNNNNNNNNNNNNNNNNNNNNNNNNNNNNNNNNNNNNNNNNNNNNNNNNNNNNNNNNNNNNNNNNNNNNNNNNNNNNNNNNNNNNNNNNNNNNNNNNNNNNNNNNNNNNNNNNNNNNNNNNNNNNNNNNNNNNNNNNNNNNNNNNNNNNNNNNNNNNNNNNNNNNNNNNNNNNNNNNNNNNNNNNNNNNNNNNNNNNNNNNNNNNNNNNNNNNNNNNNNNNNNNNNNNNNNNNNNNNNNNNNNNNNNNNNNNNNNNNNNNNNNNNNNNNNNNNNNNNNNNNNNNNNNNNNNNNNNNNNNNNNNNNNNNNNNNNNNNNNNNNNNNNNNNNNNNNNNNNNNNNNNNNNNNNNNNNNNNNNNNNNNNNNNNNNNNNNNNNNNNNNNNNNNNNNNNNNNNNNNNNNNNNNNNNNNNNNNNNNNNNNNNNNNNNNNNNNNNNNNNNNNNNNNNNNNNNNNNNNNNNNNNNNNNNNNNNNNNNNNNNNNNNNNNNNNNNNNNNNNNNNNNNNNNNNNNNNNNNNNNNNNNNNNNNNNNNNNNNNNNNNNNNNNNNNNNNNNNNNNNNNNNNNNNNNNNNNNNNNNNNNNNNNNNNNNNNNNNNNNNNNNNNNNNNNNNNNNNNNNNNNNNNNNNNNNNNNNNNNNNNNNNNNNNNNNNNNNNNNNNtgtgtgtgtgtgtgtgtgtgtgtgtgtgtgtgtgtgtgtgtgtatcaaatcaaatgttattggtcgcatacacgtttagcagatgttattgcgggtgtaggtaaatacttgtgttcctagttccaacagtgcagtaatatctaacaatacacaacaatacacactcaTCTAAAAGTAATAgaatagaattaagaaatatagaaatattagtaCGATCAATGTCGGAGTCTGGagtataaatatatgtatatatatgtgatgggatgtatagacattagacagtatgtggatagaatatgtactgtatgtctgaagAATACATTGGATAGAAAAGTATATGTACATCAATAGTTGAATAGGACGGCCTCGACTATAAtacagtttacacatatgaaatgtgttaaacattatgtaaacatgattcaaatgaccagtgttccatctctatgtacatagggcagcagcctctaaggtgcagggatgagtaaccgggtggtagccggctagtgactgaGGGCAGGGTACTGTGTGGAGGTcgcctagtgatggctgtttaacagtctgatggtcttgagWtagaagctatttttcagtctctcggtcccagttttgaggcacctgtactgacctcgccttctggatgaYagcggggtgaacaggcagtggctcgagtagCTGAGGTACTTGATgctcttcttggccttcctgtgacactgggtgctgtagatgtcctggaggacaggtagtgtcCTCCCagggatgcgttgggcagaccgcaccaccctctggagagccctgaggttgcggacggtgcagttgccgttccaggcagggacacagcctgacaggatgctctcaattgcacGCCTGTAAAAGTCTGTGAGGGtcttaggtgacaagccacatttcttcaccttcctgaggttgaagaggccctgttccgccttcttcaccacactgtctgtgtgggtggaccatttcagtttgtcagtgatgtgtattccgaggaacttgaagcttttcaccttctccactgcggtcccgtcgatgtggatagggggggtgctccctctgctgtttcctgaagtccacgatcagctcctttgttttgttgacgttgagtgagaggttattttcctggcaccacactcccagagccctgacctccttcctgtaggctgtctcaacgttgttggtaatcaagcctaccactgttgtgtcgtctggaaacttcatgattgagttggaggtgtgcatggccacgcagtcatgggtgaacaggtagtacaggagagggctgagcacgcacccttgtggggcccctgtgttgaggatcagcgtagtggaggtgttgtttcctaccttcaccacctgggagtggccggccaggaagtccaggacccagttgcacagggtggggtacAGACCCAGGGCTTaaggatgagcttggagggtactatggtaatgaaggctgagctgtagtcaatgaacagcattcttaaataggtcttcctcttgtccagatggaatagggcagtgtgcagcgtGATGGCGAWTCCATCATCCGTGGATCTATTGATGCggaatgcaaattgtagtgggtctagtgTGCGGGTAAGGTGGAgagatatgatccttaactaacctctcaaagcacttcatgatgacagaagtgagtgctaccggggcatgtgtgcatgagtgtgtgtgtgtgtactgtgtgtgtttctgtatgaaCGTGTAGTGCAGTCTAGTGCAGCGTGCGCGTGtgtacttgtatgtgtgtgtttgttttttcgtGTGTTTATAGTGTGTGCATCATAAATAACATGGATGAAATCCTACACATGTCTGTGGGATGTGAGCCGGCTTCATGTATCCACTTCGGATTATCGAGAGAGGGAGTGTAGTGTAGATGGGGAATATGTCATTTCAGAAAATATGTTATCTTCTTCAATGACCTCATGCCCAGAAATTATTTTTTACCATTCTAGCTCCATGTAGCGTACAAGCCAGCATGTTTCTCCGTTTTCTCTTTGTGCTACGTACACTTGTGGTAACAAGCCCAAAATAGAAACTTAGATAGATGCTcaagcacaagcacacacacccctctgctcACCTAATGTAGCTCTTTGCATTCCCCGCTCCCCTCTTTGTAACACCTTCCTCTCTGTTTCCGTGCACCACTRTAGATCCAGTATTACTCTCCAACTCTCTTACTCTTTTACATGTTTCCGTGGTGTACACTATCTTATCACACTTTAAAAAACCTGTTATCAAACcctttttgataaaaaaaaaactgttaaacaaatttgaccctaacgaTGGCCAATAGCAGCAATGAGTGTACTTCTGTAAATGACGGATTTCTATGGCAAGACACATCGTTCACCCAAGTTTTGTCTAAATcgggccagtggtgtctgagatatcgcgTGGGTTAGATAGACTCATATacctgagcatgtgtgccaaatttcagAGATTAAAAGATAAAAACATGTGCCCATTATAACGCCACCGTGTGGCCGGAATGAATTGTCTTGCAaatgttgagtcttgacagtgtttgcaacatgtgtaccaaattgtgttacaatacgaatatccttgactgatttatatgcatttatatgccagaccacgcccacgtgaatgtttattggtYAATAGCGGCCATGTAGATTTAGGTACTAGTCTGGACTGTATTGGTTagtgacatggttgttgaatttgttCATTTTCAGTCCCTGTGGCCTTCAACAAGTGAGTTCCTAGGCAAATGTTATCATWattaaactctttatgacaatacattacatatctcCTAAATTCTTATTTTGAGGCATAGCTTCATTCTAATACAGTGGCCagaactcatggtttacaggccacattagGTCTACAAGTAGgcctgtatgttatttatctttgtgtagcataacattGATAAATCAGTCACTCATGCAAAATTATCGATATTATAAACAATTACAAAGAATTAACCTGCAGTAGCGCATACTGGGAAAAAAGTTCATTTGTTGTCATAACTTMAAAAATAGAGTTGATTTGAAATAGAgtcagtatcacacacacacccctctgctcACCTAATGTAGCTCTTTGcattcccccctcccctctttgtAACACCTTCCTYTCTGTTTCCGTGCACCACTGTCGATCCAGTATTACTCTCCAACTCTTTTATATGTTTCCGTGGTGTACACTATCTTATCACACTTTAAAAAAACCTCCTCATATCAAACCCTGTCAAAAACAAAATGGTGAAAACAAAGTTAACACTAACCATCTTATTTTGTGAATTTTTTTAACTCCTCTGCAGGTTTTCCTGAGCACCCTCCttccgtgtgagtgtgtgtctgagtgtgtgtgttatggcgTCTGTGATGGACGATTCCTACCGTAAGGTGCTGTTGCTAGGGGCCATCGCTGCAGCGTCAGCCTTTGTGGTCACCATCGTCATCGTGGTGGTTTGTGTGGGCTGCCAAAGGTGAGGTCACAGCCAACACATTTGACACtttctctatctatctttctctctctctctgtctcaattcaaTTMcattaatatataataatatgaatagATMatttacaaaagtgaaataaataataaaacaaattaagagtaaacattacactcacaaaagttccaaaagaataaagacatttcaaatgtcatattatgtgcaaatagttaaagtacaaaagggaaaataaataaacataaatatgggttatattttcaatggtgttttttcttcactggttgcccttttcttgttgctGAGATGTGGTGTCACATGTGATgcaacaaatcttgctgctgtgatgtcacactgtggtatttcacccaattctttgtgggtctagCCAAGCTCAATGTCATGCTCACCTCTGATCCTATGGTCCTctgtccctgtttctgtctctgtctctggtcttgtctctgtctctggtctctgtctctgtctctgtctctctctctctctatctctctctctcttcctgtctctctctctctctgtctctctctctctcttcttctctctctctctctctctcttctctctctctctctctctctctctctctctctctctctctctctctctctctctctcctctctgtctctgtctctcgtcctcctctctctctctctctctctctctctactgtccaaACTTTGGGGTATCAGAAAAGCAACCGACAAAGCCACGCCTTCAGTATTCAAAGAAAACAATCAACTAAGGTGACCAACTGGCTgggtacaaaaaaacaaacattaaaaacaaaaaacaattatttaactaggtaagttgactgacaacacacattctcatttacagcaacaacctggggaataattacaggggagaggagggggggtgaatgagccaattgtaaactggatcGAATTAGGGTGACCGTGATGGTACAGTAATCGAGAGATAgggatttagccaggacactcAGGGTAAACACCTCAAACACACTTTTAGTGACTACAGAGTCAGGACATCTGTTTAACGTCTCAATCCAAAGATGGagcctacacagggcaatgtccccaatcactgcctgggGTATATGGGATATTTCTTTTTTAGAACCAGAGGAAAGGGCCGCCTCTCACTGGCCATCCAACACCACCACTTCCAGCAGTCCTGGTCTCCATCTGAGGACCAACCGTGCTTAGcctcagaagcaagccagcagtgggatgcaaggTGGTATACTGCTGCTAGTACAACCCAATGTGTTTTCTGTCATTTATTTACCTTCACTGGGTTGTTTTTACACCAGCATTTTTTAGAGTGACTAGCTCTGCATAGATCAGGATTCTCATGTAGACTAAAGCAATAGAACACAGTATGCTCTGTTCTTCAGGAACCCTCAGACCGAGACAATCAGACTCAACCTCCAGTGGCCTTGTTGCGTTTGAATATCCTCTTCACCCGGACATAGAGATAGCACGTAGCTTAAAGTAAGCTTTACATCGAACAGAGCATCTGTAAACGGAACCAATAAAGAACAAATAGATTGATGTTGCCACAACACTGTATGAAAAACAGGCTACTCGTTTCTCTTTAGTTTGGTAAAGCCATGGATTGTTCTGGTGCTGAATTCTCGCCtccagtgtgttgtgttatggtGTGACAGTCCTGTGGGATGTGGATGCTTAGACACCGTGCTCATGGCTCCCCAGGGGAGACAGAGCTGCGAGGTGCATAGAGAGAATGTGTCCTGGctgcggagagagagacagagtcccCGGGCGCATCTCAATGGTACTTAAGTGGCCTCGTGCGTGTGTAGGGTGCACAGATGCATTCTCTTCTCCTTTTATCTTCTGAAACTGAAAAAACAGGCTAGGTGAAAGCAACATGTATGAGGTCGCCGGGAATCTACTTTCATATGAGTATTGAGATCAGAATCGGTGCAGGTGAAGAAGCAagtagatgaggagaggaagccacatATGAGTATTTAGATCAGATCGGTGCAGGTGAAGAGCagtagatgaggagaggaagccacatATGAGTATTGAGATCAGATTGGTGCAGGTGAAGAGCagtagatgaggagaggaagccacatATGAGTATTGAGATCTGTTTCACCTATAGTTAGCTAAACCTTCAcacctcctctcccacctctctctctactgctgccTTCAGCACACCTGCATCACACGGCTCGCCCTATCAACAGTCCCCCGTGGATACAATGTTCCCAAAGGGCCCCTAGTGACGTGTGGAAATGTTAGCAACCACGGAGGAATATTTACTTCTCTCTTGAGTGAAACTCAACAGCGACATGGTTAATAATAACTGCTCCTTCATGTGTCCTCAGGAAAAACAAGACCAAGCATCCTCCGGCCGATGGAGAGAAGGGCTCCTCAGCAGACACGGTGAGTGATTTATATTAAACCCCTTCTTTATCctcatacatttttttgtctttatGTTGTATATTTCAGACCTATCATCCATTGCCCCTTTACCGTCATTTGTTATCGGCCCACCCAATAAATTGCCTAGTACTACCTTACACAAGACTTTGAGMGCTCATTCCACCACCTAGCATAAATCTACTATATTATCCCCTCATTTATAGCAGCAGAAATGTCAAACATAtctacactcttacaaaaaaagtGCTGTctaaaccctttttggttccatgtagaacccattCTATAGAGGCccttacaagcatttcgctacacccgcaataacatatgctaaacatgtgtatgtgaccaatacaatttgatttgaagggttctacctggaaccaaaacgggttctaccgggaaccaaacagggttctcctatggggtcagccgaagaacccttttggaagcctttttttctaagagttcaGCAGCACCCGGATACTGTACATCAGACTGAGCAGTTTATATGCTCTCTGTATAGGGTGCTCTCCGTCAGCCCAAGAACAGCTCCATGAGTAAATCTGACACTAGGCTGCATGAGATCAACCGCTTGCCCCGCAACGGCAACAGTGAGTAACAATACCAACAACCAATAGACTGCCAACAACTAGAAAACAACCGGTACATTGKTGAAATGGAAACCATGTAACAATGACCTGATAATAAaagtctccctctttctctctctctcaaggtggGGGTAAGAACCGTCCTGCCAGTAtggaccttctcctcctccacagcCATCGCTCCACCTCTGACCTCCGCCCCCCACTTGTCCGCCAGCTCCCCCAGATCCCCACCAGCCCCGAGGGGGAGGGAGACCCAGTGGGAGGAGACAtgcagaagggaggagaagagggggtcaGAGACCACACCTACACTGAGGTGGSGATCCGGAACTCGCCCGTCCGTTGCTTAAACGATGGGCTGTACGAGAGTGTAGGGATCAGAGAGGTGGACACGGTGCCCCCAGTTCCCCCACCCACATCAGCCAACACCCCAGCAACACTCACGACCTCACAGAGCCCCAATGGGACCCGCACTGACGATGTCCGCAATGGGAACAGAAACAGGAATGGGAATGTGCGTATTTATGCTATGAAAGCAACGCGTTGACATCGCGTCATCATTGGAGACACTTTATATTGTGACCACCTACCCGTAAAAATGTTAGTTGTTCATTTTGTTATTCTGCTTTTCTTTTGTTGGCCCAATGGAAGGACAAGTACCTTCCAActttgcgtgtttgtgtgtctgtatacCTCAGGGAAATGCCAGAGGAGCTGTTAATGGGAGtagcagaggaggagggaaggggccCAACGGTGCGGCCCtggcctccctcccctccctggcCCCCCAGGACCCCGTAACGGCAGAGTATGCCTCCATACGGAAGGTCAAGAAGGTAAACAGTGTTTTTACAACCGCTTTCCAATGGAGTCATGGAACAGCATTANNNNNNNNNNNNNNNNNNNNNNNNNACGGGTGGTGGCTAATAAAATGGGCAATTGCTTTTATATCTTTAGCTTCTggaatttggcacacatgctcaggtTAATGAAGTCCAAGTAAACCCAAACGCGATTCTCAGAGCACCCACTGGCCCAATATCGACAATTCTTGGGGGTACTGACTCGTGTTTGCAAATAGAAATTGGGCAATTTTAGAGTACCTCCATTGGGCTGGGGCTAATTTCGGCCCCAGGTGGGGCGGTTAGTAAAACAACCGTACGCACTTTAGTCACAAGCAATATCTTCAGACACTACAGCGATTAATGACAGAAACTTGGGTGAACGATGTGTCATGCTAACAGAGTCCGTCATTACAAAATTAATGATTGGCCCGAAGGGTGGCGGCTGCATCTTCGTGGGTTACTAATATGTTACTGTTGCTTTTTAACTCTTATTGATTATCTATCGTAATGGCCTCAATCACTTTACTCCTTCATGTTACATATCagagttgaagtcgaagttttacatacacttagttggagttcattaaaacttgtttttcaaccactcaccacACATTCTTGTACCAAACTAATAAACTGCAAtgacagtcatttttccaacattgtttaagacagattatttcacttatattcactggtatcacaattccagtgggtcagaagtttacatacactaagttgggcTGTGCCTTTACCAGTTGGATTAATtccaaaaatgatgtcattggGCGTGTAGATAGCTTCTGATAGGGtcgctaattgacatcattttgagtaaatcggaggtgtacctgtggatgttttaaAGGGCATACCTTCAACCTCAGtgttttgcttgacatcatgtgaaatcaaataaatcagccagactcagaagaaaattgtagacatacacaagtctgggtcatctgggagcaatttccaaatgcctggaaGGTACGACGTTCAGTCTGTCACAACAATGCAAGCAGTATAACCATGAACCCGCAACCGTCATACGCatcagaaggagacgcgttgcCGTCCCTAGAGGATAAGTACTTTGGGTGCGAAAAAGGTGCCAATCaatcagaacaacagaaaaggacgcttgtgaagatgctggagggagcaggtacaaaagtatctatatccaaaggtaatgagtcctatatcgcatAACCTTGAAAGGCgctccagcaaggaagaagcactgctgtACTAAACTGGCgataaaaaaagcagactacggtttgcaactgcaacatggggacaaagattggtACTGGTTtgggagaaatgccctctggtctgatgaagcaaaggTATAGACTACTCCGCGTTGTGGCTGCGCAGTGTATAGTGACCATGTTTATGTTTGGATGAAACGTTGCAAGCGGGGGTACCCTTCGCAACGAAGACCACCAatcaacgtgaagcacggggggtagCAGCACCCGTtctggggtgcttttgctgcggggggactggtgaacttcacaaaagcAGATGGCATCATTGAGGGAGGAAAAtcgatgtggatatattgagacATCTCaagactcagtcaggaagttaaagcttgtcgcaaataacgtcttccaaatggacatgacttAAGGCTTACAAaatgggcttaaggacaacaaagtcacgaTATTGGAATGACCATCACAACTGAGctcaatctatagaaaatgtgtgggcagcactgaaaaagcgtgttcgagcaggagccctacaaacctgactcagttacagccagctctgtcaggagcaatgggcaAATttaaccaacttattgtgggagctctGTGTAAGGCTACCCcgaacgtttgactcaagttaaaaaatttaaaggcaatggtacctgaattactaattgagtgtagtaCACTTCTGAACCCACTGTGATGTTGATGAAAGAACTAAACAGCTGAAGTAAATTATTCTTACTATTATtctggacatttcacattcttaaaaataaagtggtgatcctaactggacTCGACAAGGTAATGTGgaagactgagtttaaatgtattgggcgcgagtgtatgtaaacttccgacttaactgTCAGCCTCAAATCTTCATACTCCTTCACATTGATttgatactggtactccctgtataagctCTCTTGTTGTATTTTACTGTGCCCACATGAATCGGGGATGAACTGTGGGATCTGTCTTCGTTTGTATGTTTTCACATGCAATATTCAGACAGCACTATCCCAATTTTgacaaaacttgggtgaatgccatagagatccggcatttacaaaataTTCATTGATTGGTCAAGGCGGGAG harbors:
- the LOC111979544 gene encoding uncharacterized protein, which translates into the protein MASVMDDSYRKVLLLGAIAAASAFVVTIVIVVVCVGCQRKNKTKHPPADGEKGSSADTGALRQPKNSSMSKSDTRLHEINRLPRNGNSGGKNRPASMDLLLLHSHRSTSDLRPPLVRQLPQIPTSPEGEGDPVGGDMQKGGEEGVRDHTYTEVXIRNSPVRCLNDGLYESVGIREVDTVPPVPPPTSANTPATLTTSQSPNGTRTDDVRNGNRNRNGNGNARGAVNGSSRGGGKGPNGAALASLPSLAPQDPVTAEYASIRKVKKEAVFMGNGEQYIWKPPEDNDIVILHPAPIPPGENGQGHTPTAMEISDTYSTVCKSQKKKPPPDNNGAKTLPHNQCSVEENGGGGGGGAGGNGTWVGPGGGVRGRGXGVQGGQARSHEEPCYAPVGDRSWPACVVAKSDPAYATIDSHRKRAQAGTNIGVLGSNATLKPKKKPPQQEAPSPGAPGPQGPPAGPPAPLTKALPGGENFYETISDVKQGANSASTTTIFTFNDGMEMYVTGL